The Theropithecus gelada isolate Dixy chromosome 11, Tgel_1.0, whole genome shotgun sequence genome includes a region encoding these proteins:
- the LOC112634589 gene encoding extended synaptotagmin-1-like gives MRILYLDSSEICFPTVPGSPGAWDVDSESPQRGSSVDAPPRPCHTTPDSQFGTEHVLRIHVLEAQDLIAKDRFLGGLVKGKSDPYVKLKLAGRSFRSHVVREDLNPRWNEVFEVIVTSVPGQELEVEVFDKDLDKDDFLGRCKVSLTTVLNSGFLDEWLTLEDVPSGRLHLRLERLTPRPTAAELEEVLQVNSLIQTQKSAELAAALLSVYMERAEDLPLRKGTKPPNPYATLTVGDTSHKTKTVSQTSAPVWDESASFLIRKPYTESLELQVRGEGTGLLGSLSLPLSELLVADQLCLDRWFTLSSGQGQVLLRAQLGILVSQHSGVEAHSHSYSHSSSSLSEEPELWGGPPHITSSAPELRQRLTHVDSPLEAPAGPLGQVKLTVWYYSEERKLVSIVHGCRALRQNGRDPPDPYVSLLLLPDKNRGTKRKTSQKKRTLSPEFNERFEWELPLDEALRRKLDVSVKSNSSFMSRERELLGKVQLDLAETDLSQGVARWYDLMDDKDKGSS, from the exons ATGAGG ATCCTGTACTTGGATTCATCAGAAATATGCTTCCCCACTGTGCCTGGTAGTCCTGGTGCTTGGGACGTGGACAGTGAGAGTCCCCAGAGAGGCAGCAGTGTGGATGCCCCACCTCGACCCTGTCACACTACTCCTGATAGCCAGTTTGGGACTGAG CATGTGCTTCGGATCCATGTATTAGAGGCCCAGGACCTGATTGCCAAAGACCGTTTCTTGGGGGGACTGGTGAAGGGCAAGTCAGACCCCTATGTCAAACTAAAGCTGGCAGGACGAAGCTTCCGGAGCCATGTTGTTCGGGAAGATCTCAATCCCCGCTGGAATGAGGTTTTTGAG GTGATTGTCACATCAGTTCCAGGCCAAGAGCTAGAGGTTGAAGTCTTTGACAAGGACTTGGACAAGGATGATTTTCTGGGCAG GTGTAAAGTGAGTCTCACCACAGTCTTAAACAGTGGCTTCCTTGATGAG TGGCTGACCCTGGAGGATGTCCCATCTGGCCGCCTGCACTTGCGCCTGGAGCGTCTCACCCCCCGTCCCACTGCTGCTGAGTTAGAGGAG GTGCTGCAGGTGAATAGTTTGATCCAGACTCAGAAGAGTGCGGAGCTGGCCGCGGCCCTGCTATCCGTCTATATGGAGCGGGCAGAGGACCTGCCG CTGCGAAAAGGCACCAAGCCCCCCAACCCTTATGCTACTCTCACTGTGGGAGATACTTCTCATAAAACCAAG ACTGTTTCACAAACTTCAGCCCCTGTCTGGGATGAGAGTGCCTCTTTTCTCATCAGGAAACCATACACTGAGAGCCTGGAGTTGCAG GTTCGGGGTGAGGGCACTGGCCTGCTGGGCTCATTATCCCTGCCCCTCTCAGAGCTCCTCGTGGCTGACCAGCTCTGCTTGGACCGCTGGTTTACACTCAGCAGTGGTCAGGGGCAGGTGCTACTGAGAGCACAGCTAGGG ATCCTGGTGTCCCAGCACTCAGGAGTGGAAGCTCATAGCCACAGCTACAGCCACAGCTCCTCATCCCTGAGTGAAGAACCAGAGCTCTGGGGGGGACCCCCTCACATCACCTCCTCAGCCCCAGAGCTCCGGCAGCGCCTCACACATGTTGACAG TCCCCTCGAAGCTCCAGCCGGGCCTCTGGGCCAGGTGAAACTGACTGTGTGGTACTACAGTGAAGAACGAAAGCTGGTCAGCATTGTTCATGGTTGccg GGCCCTTCGACAGAATGGACGCGATCCTCCTGATCCCTATGTGTCACTGTTGCTGCTGCCAGACAAGAACCGAGGCACCAAGAGGAAGACCTCACAGAAGAAGAGGACCCTGAGTCCTGAATTTAATGAACG GTTTGAGTGGGAACTCCCCCTGGATGAGGCCCTGAGACGAAAGCTGGATGTCTCTGTCAAGTCTAATTCCTCCTTCATGTCAAGAGAGCGTGAGCTGCTGGGGAAG GTGCAGTTGGACCTAGCTGAGACAGACCTTTCCCAGGGTGTAGCCCGGTG GTATGACCTGATGGACGACAAGGACAAGGGCAGCTCCTAG